The Myripristis murdjan chromosome 11, fMyrMur1.1, whole genome shotgun sequence genomic sequence attattttcaggtttttttttgtgtgtgtatttgcaggtGGAAATTAACATTACACATAATGAGCACgtctgttttatatatatacatattctattctattgatATTTTGCAAATATATTTCATCATACATATAGTCcatgcaaaggttcaaaggtgaaaggtctagATGCTCTATAGATacattttagtatattttacatttattacacTTATAGGgtatgcattttattattattattattattgttttatgttctttgtattgattcactttatttattttgtgtcttgtgtttaatttgtctaaagatatatatttctccTAGTGTTGAGAAGTATATTTTGTGTAGCCTGCTGGTGTTTCCTGTACAATGTCTGGACACTGGACACTGTCTGGGACATAAGAattcccaatttgggatcaataaagaacatctatctatctatctatctatctatctatctatctatctatctatctatctatctatctatctatctatccaggTAGGCAGGTAGCACAGGTTTTGCAAATGCATGGATTTTGCTGCACAGTAAGGCTGGCTGAATCCATGTCCGTGGagttggttttctttttccgTTAACgggcttgttccattggcatgGCACATTTGATTTTTCATCACACACTAACAAGCCCCACATAAACCAATAAGGAACTGGACTTGAAGAAACCCACATCCTACATACGAGCGTCCAGTGCTTAACCCTCATTTTAACCTCAACACCAAACCAAAGCCTTAAAATAGTTCCTTGCAGAAGTGAGGACTgggaaaaaatgttcaaaaatgttCAAGCTTTTGTAGGTTTGTCCTCATCAGTCTGTCCTTGGTCCTGAagtgcaaaaacacatgcagaaacagacacagatgaTACACTGATGCAAGGGGGGGGTGATGATTTCATGCAGAAATGTGagatttgaaatgattttttgattattttgatgCTATGGGAAGTCCATGCTTTACCTTCAAtgccaataaaacacactgaattaaGTTGAACTGAACTGGTTTAATTGCTGGGGGTCTTCGGATGAGGGTGGGGCAGAGCCACAGAGTCGGAGGTGATTGGTCGGAGCTGGGTCGACAAGCCCAGGCGGGACACTGATTGCTCCAAACTGAGCAGATCCCACCCATGGGCGGACCTGGGCTATGTTGAAGCGTTGCGTTCAACCAGTGTTGAGTTTAGTGGGTCTCTCTCTAGCAGGGTGACAGGTCCCAAAACAGTGGAAACCGAGGGAAGGAGCGCCTATCTGAAGAAAAGCTGTACCTGAAAACCTTTTATTCGATCCACCGGTGGATGCTTGACTCGCCCTGGGGTTGGATTAACTTCACGCCActcttttttagtttttctttttaatttgctttAGGAGAACACAAAACTCACCCGAAAACAATGGGATCCCAGGCATCCAAGGGAGAGGTGGCTGTGGAGGCGAACGCTGCCGCCGCTGATGCTGCAGCTGTCAAAACCAACGGACAGGTACAGTCCCCCGGCTCCCCGCTCACTCTGCacagcaggagacacacactgcaatgcACTGCCCTTAATGAAAACAACGGGAAAACAAATTGAAGTGGTCTTAATTCGgtaaagaaaagcaaaattGGTTTGGGGACATTTTGGGTAACCAAGTCAGGTGGGGCTTCCAGCATCGCTCTCTTTTTGGTGCTGGTGTGGCTGGCCACGGCGGACACACCaaactaataaataacagtTGGATTCAAGGTGTAAGTGAGCTCGGCGGTCGTTTTTTTCGTTTTGTGACTGAGGTTCAAAACGAAGCTCCACACAACATGTTTGATAGTGGCATGCGTGAAGGGGGAGGGGGCGGCTTGGGCGCACGTAGGCAGCCTACTACTcttgactgaaataaaatagtAGCCCGGTTGTTGCCacctattttgcatttttggggAATTCCGAAATACAGCCTATGGGTTATttggggtggaaaaaaaaaaaaatcaagtgataACCAGACTAGTCTAGATGATCTGAGATCAATGGAAATGAGATGTGTGCCTTTTTATGatgcgaaaaaaaaaagttttcttattttgtttaagCATTATTTGTGCTGTGCACATGAACGGCTGCTGTTTTCAAAACATCAATTgcagtgttttctgtcttcCATCGATGAACTCCAGTCTTGTCTTTGTTGAGCCGATGTCTGTCTGGTACCTTATCCGCTCTGTGTAGCGCTACCGCCGCCTGTCGTGTGATTGCGGTACTGCAAGGCGTCGCCTCTCAGCCAGGCGACACGGTGGTTAATTGATGAGCACGACGATACGCTCAaaggagacacaaaaacatacaatcCAGACCggtttttggttgtgttttttgcatgTGCAGAGATGTTTTGAATGcagggtttgtttttctttgtcaggGTGCTCAGCTTCATTATTACCCTGACtgattttgtgacatttttaatttccatCCTTTTTGCAGGAGAACGGCCATGTGAAGACCAATGGTGACGTATCTGCAAAGCCTGATGGGGATGCCGCCGCTACCAACGGCTCAGCCGAGGCAGCCAAGGAACCCGAGGCCGGTGCAGGAGGCGATGCCATCGAACCAGCCCCCGCTGCGGATGGCGAAGCAGCCAAAGCGGAAGGCGAGGCCGCAGCCAAGGAGAcccccaagaagaagaagaagaagttctcCCTCAAGAAGTCCTTCAACTTCAAGCTGAACctgaagaaaagcaagaagaGCGAGGCCGTGAAAGAGGAAGCGGCAGCGCCCGCTGCCACCGAGGAGAAGCCAGCTGAGAacggagctgctgctgctgcggaggagaagaaagaggaggtgaaggaggaggccGCCACCACTGCTGCCGCTCCGGAAGAGGCCCCGAAGGCAGAGGAGGGGCCGGCTAAAGAGGAAGCCCCCAAGGAGGAGGCCAAGGAGGCAGCTGCTCCAGCCCCCGAGGCCACGAAACcaacagaggagagcagctcgACCCCCGCTCCCTCTGAAAAGAAAGAGTGATTGTAGCTCACAATGaactgtgtgaactgtttttcaagagagagagagaaaatttaagagtatatatatatatttatatatatgtgtatatgtatacatatgtatggatatatgtatatgtaaatatatacacatgtatgtGAGAGACTCCTTCGACGTGCCACTTTTCGTCATGGTAACAAGACGACAGACTAGATTCACTAGATCACTTCCCTGGTTACTGGTCAACATCTGGACCTTGACTTTGAGTTTTAGGCTGTGGGTCGGTCGCTGCGTGGAAAATGGATTTTAATGACTGGAGTGCGAGCTCATGACACCGTGATGGGATGGACGGATGGAGATGGATGGGGTCGAAACATCTTTTCCCTAAACATCCACCGATCAAGATGCCTCCTTCCTTCCTAGAGGAATGACGCTAGATAGGATACTAGGACACCACCACCACTTGAAATGACTGttaaatagagaaaaaaaaaatgaaatcagaaatTAAAGAGACTTGCCAACTTTTTACATTCCTATATTTTAACCCAAATTTGAAGTATTTTGTGGTGTATTATAGAGAACCATCTTAAAGATTCAGAGAAGCTATGTCTtgtttgtttaaagaaaaaaaaatagacaactTTGATTTTTACCTTactataaaaaaagaaaaaagaacactTAAGCTTGCTATGTTCACTGTTGCGGTTTGAAATGAAGCAGAGTTGTTTATCTGTCGTGTGTGAGCCTGAATCTGCTTTGTCTCTGTAAATACGTTGGATTGATTTCTGTTCTTTATTTTGCTAATGTTGACAGATGTTACTGGTTTTATTGTAAAGTTGATAATGGTAAATAAATGTTGGTTACCTGCCCATTTACGTGTGGTTATGGTTATTTGTTATTGCCAAGCACTATCCTACAGTGAGAAGGCACAGTCTATTTTGCATATTATAGGCTTCTATAGCACCCTGGAGTCACCTTACAGCCACTAGCAGCAGTCTAACATCAGTGAGTAAGGATTAAGAGGAAAGTACAGAATGATAATCACCCTCATTAACTTGACACTAGAAAATAAAGGGACATCTTCCAATTGTTCATACTGAATTGACTCCATGACATTTTACAGTGTATTGCCTGCACATTAGGCAGCTATAAGTTAAAAGTGAAATCATAGCTGACACTAAAAGCCAATATATCACTAGTTTCCATTAGAGAAGGCCTCTGCTACAGACAtaaactgaacattttcaacTCTAAGTGGGTAATAGTACGCAGGAAGAGACTTGCACAACATTTTGGACGTACAGAAGTTTCACAGCATGCACTAATATCACTCGCAGCCATGCACATATGAAAATACAAAAGCTTCATTCCGATTATTAGCCACCATTGGACTTGCACTCACGCCAGTACAGCTTCAAACTGAGATAAGAGAGAGTGTAAGTAAGAATTCAACAACCGTGATGCTCCCTCTGAGTGCAAAGGCATGAGGTCAGCGTACACATGACTAATCAAAATGATAGTGCTGAAACTGAGCTCAGTGTGGGCCTCGTGGGGAGTTTGTTGTACATGACAGATGATGAATCAGATGCTCTGCTCTGCTATTCATTGACAGGAGAAATGCCAAGGTGgttttttcagctgtttgatttTTAGATGAAAGAGCGCACCATCACCATAATGTCAGATCTAATGACCCGTGGTCCTCTATTAGCCTCGTGGCCCTGAGGTCAGCTCAGGGCTGGAGGAGAACCACTACCTCAGCCTCGCTCTCTCGCATCTTCACTAGTCCACCCATCTGAAGCCTGAGTGGCCTCCTGAACATAGCTTACTGAGTCCTGATCTGGTTGAAATGACCTAGTTCACATGGTGATATGATGAGTTGAGATCAGGGCTATATTTAGACCCCGCCTTCAAACAATTATGAATTATTTAAACGAGGCTGTAGCTCCATATTGATACAGCCCTTTGCCTCTTGCAGCAGATGCATTTATGAAACTCATACAATAGATTTGTGGTATTAATGGTGCTCAGTTGCAGGCAGAATCAGCAGAAGGCAAGAATAAATTGTAGATTCTTTCCGTATCCCTTATTTTCCTTTCAGTGGGAGTCGTTAACCTAAACAATAAGTGATCGCTCCTTTAATGTGTTTGGATGTATCATGTGAATCTCCACACCAATGATTTATTGAAAAGCAATAAATAGATATTGCTACTACATACGTACACTACAAATAAGATGCTTTGTCTTGATTGTTGTTTAGTTCAGTGGCGGTCCATTCCTCAGCAGCATCTGCAGAGATTCTGGAGATGTCAAACACAGCTGAGTAAAGGGTGTCACCCTGTGGCCACTGCATAGACTGCCACAAAGCTGATCAGCATGCTGTTGTTAACCATTTTCCTGATCTGtcccactatttttttttaatagtttggATTGCTTCCTAAGCTTGCATCAGTATTCAGTCAGTCTTATCTGTGTAGAACATAAAACAGGATGATAACCCCCTTCAGAAGAATACACAAAATCCACCCATGCTTCAGAATATGTTTGGAATTGTGTtgaaaaatgtgcacaaattgGCCAAAATATGTTTGTACATGCACATGACACTGATTGAAAAAACTGAGTGGGCAAAATGCATTGGCTACATTGGACATATTTGGAAATAAATGCTTTCAAGAACTCATATGAAGGACATGTCTTTAGTATATCACAATTACATTCCATATGAAGGTCTTCTGTGTGTATTAAAACACTTTTGGGACAGTATTTGTATACTatacacatgttttttttttttttttttttttttttttttttttttttacaactatgATTAACAGTAgcaggattaatgcacacatttatacaaAACGCACACTTTTTGTCCAAATTTCCAAGGCACAGGTTCATATTTAGTCGCATTAGTTCTGATTTATTAGAATTAACTTTTCCTTGAGCAACAGCAGCTGAACCAGTTTGCCCTCGCTGATCAATGAATATATGTGATTATATGTTATAAGTGATTGTAATTGTGACTctacacagcagtgtgtgtggctctggCTGCAGCCCATGTGCTCATTGGTTTATAATCCCGGCGTCTTTCAGCCGGGCGGTGCGGCCGCTGTGATTGGTCGACAGCAGCTGAGCACAAGTTCCCTGGCCGGTACTCCGAGGCACCGGTGGGCAACGACCAGTGTGGATAATTGGTGTAAAATGGCGCTGTCTCAAGGAACAAAGAAGAAAGTTTGCTATTATTATGACGGTAAATATACCACTTGCGAGCTTCAATTTCCCAGAATGTTGTTGAGGTCTTAAAGGCGGGGAcgtttttttctggaaaattaCATTTATCCCTTGCACAAAGATGTGCCGAGCgactagctagctagcaagtGTAaacgagctaacgttagcttgctcGTCCGGCAACGAGCCCGTGCCGCTTGCTAATGTTAGCCGTTAGCTTGATGTGTAGCACTGTGTTAACCGGTGTTCATCTTGCATATTGGTTAATGAGTGGGTAAAAACACTCATGCAGCCGATTCAGATATTTGACATGACTTTGGATTGTGATGCAGCTGATTGGACCATTTTGGGTGTAATTAGCTCCACATTTAGCCGACCGCCCTGGCGCTCACGATACTGTCCCCCTTAACTCGCTAACAACTTCCGAGAAGTGGTGATTAAATCTGAGGCGGTCTGTGCTATTTTTCGGCAAAAGTTGCACATGCAGATGAATATAGTTTCATTAAAAGTGTGTCTAAGCACCTTGGCTGAAATTCCCCATATGCATGCACGCGCTCATCATTAGTTGTACAATCCACGGTAACGTGATATGTGAAGTGATACGTTTCCCCAGGCATCCTCATGTCATTTTGCATACCGTCTGTTATGCAGCTAGTAAACTTAACGCCAAACTCAATTAACAAGGCTGCCTGTTTACTGCTTTGTTTATGGCAAAAGCATATCCGTGATAGAGGCTCAAGATCTCCATCGACTCATTTCCGTGTTGGTAGATAATGTCACACAGGCCTGTATGATGCCTTAAACTGCACTACTTCTGGTTCATGTTGATCGCTTGCTATAGCCCCCCACTGTGTCTTGATGGTAAATCATTCTTGGGATAACAGGTGAAGTAGATACATCATTGACATCTCATTGATGTAAGTGCAGCTTGATGGATTGGAAGTATGCCAAAATTGTGGCTTCAAACCATGTGAAAAAAAGACCTTAAGTCTTGTTTTATCAGGTAATTAAACTTTGCAGATGAGTAGGGTGACCACAAATTGCCAGATTTTTAGTGAGTTTCTCCTAAAGTTGTGCTCTTATGAGAGAATCAGTCACATCAAGGTTCGTTTTTTCCCATATTTGCCAGGGTAAAACTCAAcctgttctgcttttttttgtcaCCCAAGGTGATGTGGGGAACTACTACTATGGCCAGGGCCATCCTATGAAGCCCCACAGGATCCGCATGACACACAACCTCCTTCTCAACTATGGACTGTACAGGAAAATGGAGATCTATGTGAGTTATACCACCCCAGCAGTGTTAGAGTGCCAAATGCATGTCTATTCTGTTCAACTGTACTTTCTGTGTGAAGTCAAAGAGTTAATTGTATGATAAAATCTTAAAAGCAGAATCTACAATATTCCTACTCCCATCGCTGTGGATGGTTAATTAATCTGTAGGAAGGAAGAACACTTAGAAAGTGATTGAAAGGGAAATTTACTATGTGATCATAGAATGTTTGAGCTTTTGTATCCAAATAAACTAATTAGTATAATAATGCTGAAAGCTCTTTAACATCAAGAGCATCTATATTCCCCAGAGCATCCTTCATACTTTCACAGTGACACACAATTAATTATCTGTGAAGCGACTCCAGAGATGTCACATAATATCACAGGTTAAAGCCAAAAACAGCTCCTCCAGAATTAACAATACTACACAAGAAATTGATGCCTGGTGGAAcagatgaaacattttgtgGGTTCACATCATTAGCAGCTGCAGAATTCACATTTTGAAGGCTCAGGATGGGGACTTGGCTTAGGTCAAGTACATTTTTGGAGTAATTTACTCTATGATATAATAATGTAACTGGTTATCCTGCAGACATAAGTGGTATTCCCCTTTAAAACATAGACTGCATTATACACGATTCCAGACTTAACCAATCCAGGAAAGTAGGAAAAATATGCAAGCTGTGTTTTAAGGTGGATTTTCACCTTCAGATTGGACAAGCACAGTGCAGGTTAATGAAGTGTGAAGCCTTTGTTAATCTTCCAATTACCTCTGTGTCCGTCTCCAGAGACCACACAAGGCCAATGGAGAAGAGATGACCAAGTACCACAGTGATGACTACATCAAGTTCCTGAGGTCCATCCGACCGGACAACATGTCTGAGTACAGCAAACAGATGCAGAGATGTGAGCATCGGCTTTTCTCTCAGTGACCACTAGACTGCTCTGTTGTCACTGTCCGGTTATGTTAAATCTCTTTGTCTGTGCTTTTTCTCACAGTCAATGTTGGAGAGGACTGTCCCGTGTTCGATGGCCTGTTTGAGTTTTGTCAGCTGTCAACAGGTGGCTCTGTCGGTAAGTTATTTCAGTCTTATCTCCCATTGTCCTTCTCTTCATCCAGGAGGTCATATTATCTAGTCATTTTTCAAGAACACCATGCTGACCTAAACTGTTAGATgtctaaatatttttgaaacCTGACAAAGACAAATCAGAAAGATGCTATTTGGCCATCCTTGCAacttaaatttgatttgaaaagaaGTAAAAAGCCTGCGGTAAGAGGCATTTTTCATGTTGACCTTAAAATTAATGTTCAGATGAAAAAAAGCTATGCAAACCTTTTATTTTCACTTAAGAGCCATCATTCATTTCACCATTCAAAAGTCTGGAGAGCAAAATTATTTAATAGCTCGTTCATTTTGTATTGCAAAGACAGCTGCAACCCTCTTTATGTCTACCTAAATCTAAAGTTTCTAGTGCCGACAGAGGAATTCACATTAACCCAATTCTGACTGGTAACTGTCTGTTTCAGTGTTGACACTAAGATTTTGCAAATCacttttttcttgcaaattagGGATAGGTATGCCTCTGGTTATACCTCTGACATTTACACCTTATAATAATATTGTATAAGTTAAATTATGTAGACCCTGTGGGcatctgaaaataaaacctCTTCCTGTGACATAAGTCGTTTAGGCAAAAATTACTTTTAGTTTCACTATTGGAAATCATGCAAATTTGGTGCAAATACCCCCTGATCTAGACCACCAGGTACATTCGCTGGTCACTGGTCAAGTTTATGGTTGTCAGCATTTAATTTGAGCAGGCCAGCAGCTgatgttaatgtttttaatgGGCAGAGCAGGAAAAGACGATGGTTGACTCATTTAGTTCTCTATACCTTATATTTTTTGTGTTCAATGTTGGGTTCTTTGAAGTTACAGTTGGAAAGTAAATTCAGCAGTAGGTTTCTCCATGCCAAAATAAAGCCACTGTTTTACACACTTAATCATGTACAGTCATAATTATTACAAGCCCAAGTCAAACACAAGGAATGATGTGTGGGCCCGAACTCTCTTCACAATACATTTATAGTGACCTAAATGTAataagaggggggggggggaaattaGCCGTCCCCACACTAGTTAGTAGCGTAGCATAACGTAGTACTGGAACTACACAGTGACGAGGTGTGAACACCAGTACAGCTGAAATTAGTCACAAATTGTAGCACTTGGGCTTAAATC encodes the following:
- the marcksl1b gene encoding MARCKS-related protein 1-B, which codes for MGSQASKGEVAVEANAAAADAAAVKTNGQENGHVKTNGDVSAKPDGDAAATNGSAEAAKEPEAGAGGDAIEPAPAADGEAAKAEGEAAAKETPKKKKKKFSLKKSFNFKLNLKKSKKSEAVKEEAAAPAATEEKPAENGAAAAAEEKKEEVKEEAATTAAAPEEAPKAEEGPAKEEAPKEEAKEAAAPAPEATKPTEESSSTPAPSEKKE